In the genome of Thermoproteus tenax Kra 1, the window TAGAGGACTTGAGAGATAAGGTCCTTGTGCTCTTCTAAGCACTTTTCACATGAATATACATAGACATCTATATTTATTTCCGTTTTGATTTTAACTATATAAAGTCTATCAAATTCCTTTAAACAGAAAAAACAACGCCTCACGTCTTCTGCGTCTTGTTTATTGCCATATCGATCTCGGCCAAGAGCTTCGTGGACTTCTGCGGCGCTATGTGATGCTCGGTTGCCTCCAACGCTACGCCGATTAGAAATAGTAACGCCGAGGCCCCTGCGAATGCATTGGAAAGAAGCACCACCGTCAAACCGCCTTGTTCAGAGATTATGATAGGTATAGGCAAGGCCAAGATCAGAGCGACGAGCGCAACGGAGGCTGAGGTCGCCCTAGCTCTGACCCCCCGTTTGATCTCGAGGAACGCAGCGCCGGCCAGGGCAATGGCTGAGGTCGCTATCGAGACAATCCGCGGGAGCACAGGCAGAGAGTATCTGGCCGAGCCTATGATTAAATAGCCTGGAGAGAGCGATATAGTGGGATTGGGGCCGGTGGCGTAGGCCACAAAGTGCACGGATGGGAGCAAAGATGCGGCGATAAGCGCCGCACCGATCCACCACAAGCGCATCAGAGGTAGGAAGGATAGATCTATAAATATGATCCGCTCAAGTCGCTCGGACTATGTTAATTTTGATCGAATAATTTATATCGATAGGAAGGTTGGATGCCATGATTTTACAGATAACTCTCACCCTAATAGCAGTCGTCGCATTAGTTGGCGTGCTCTTGGGGCTCATCCTCTTTATAAATAGGCAGAGGGGAGCTCCTCAACCCCAAGAGCAACAACGAGCTCGTTATACGCCCGGCGAACAAGAGATTTTGGAGCGCTTGGAGAGCCTCAGAGGCGCTCTCTCAGACCGCCTCGATGAGCTTAAGGAGAGGGTGGAGAAGTTTATTCCTCCATACGGCCGCGTAGGATATGTCCCCTCCAATGCCTCCGAGTTGGCTCAGCTCCTGGGATTTAAATACGTCAAGCTAGGACAAGAGGTGCACGGGGAGTTGCCCAAGGAGGTAGAACGATACCTAGATATCGATGCAGAAGTGGCCCAGATAAAGGAGGGGGACTACTACGTCTATATAGTAAAGAGGGGGGATAGAAAGCTCATAGCAGTTGGCGACGTCTATCTGGACTACCTAACTGTGAAGTTCCTGCAGGACTTTTTATCCTACATCTAATTGTAATATGGTGATGACCTAAGGGTCTCACGATTAGTGAAGAGGCTCAGAGGACTGACGACGATTCCTCCTCTTCATATATGCAGCTATATTGTGTAGATTGGATATGAACAATAGCAGCAGACCGAAGAAGACGAGGCTGTCCTCTCCGCTTATGGCCCCCAACACTACTAACATGGCCCCGTATGACATTGTTATATACACGAACACAACGAGGCAATGGTCCCAGAATATAAGGGCGACGCTTAGCAGATCTCGATCGGCTCAACGAGCAGAGGGCTTCCTGTCTCGACAACCCTCACTCTGCATCCCTTCTTCACTGGGGCGCGCGCTGTTGCCTTCCAGTACTCGCCCATGATTATGACATAGCCTGTGCTGCCCGGCGCTATGTCGTCAACCGCAGTGCCCTCCATACCCTTAAGGGTCAATAGCCGCTCCGATAGCGGGCGCCTCAAGTGGACCGATACAGCCTTCCACGCTATAAACGCAACGAGCCCCACTAAGAGCGATAGAAGAGCGAAGGCTGCTCCCATCAACGTCCAATAGTTCGTTATAACAATGGGCTGTCCCTGTAGTTGAACGGGGGGGAACAAACTTAGGAAGCTCAACACTATCAGAGCGGCGCCCAGTCCCTCCAACACGCCGTGGGTGTATCCGCCGGAGAGCATGCCAACGAAAAGGAGGGCCACGCCCATGATAAAGAGAGCCACCCACACCCAACTTGTTGATATAAACGGCAGAACCGAGAGGATAAACAAGACGACTCCCAGCGCGGCGAGATGCGGGTGGCCCGTAGCCAGCGCTGCTATGATCACGAATAGGGCCAACAGCGAGAGGACGCTTTCCACTACGTCGTTCATGAGCCACATCTGTATCATCTCGCCGAGCGTCGGCTCGACTTGAACTACGGCCGGGCTCTCCACTATTATGACCATTCTGTGGCCTCCCACTATAGCCTGCGTCCCGTTTATCTCTTGCAACAGCTCGCCTAAGTCCTTAGCTATATAGTTTATTACGTGGTACTTCAGCGCCTCGTAAGCGTTTAAGTTTATGTTCCTCTCTACGCAAAGATAGGCGTAAGTCCCATTTCTCCCATAGGACGCCATAACTGTCGCGAGATACTCGGCGAAGGCGTTCAGAACTTTGCTCTCGTTGATAGGCGTTAAGCCCTCTACAGGCTGGCACGAGCCTATGACCGTATGAGGCGCCATGGCGGCTATCGGAGAGGAGAGGAGCAGATAGGTGCCGCCTGACCACGCATATCCGTAATCTGGGTATACATAACCTATTACCGGCACGGGCGAAGACCCGATCAATTGAATGGCTTGCAACGTCGACTCAGCGAGCCCGCCCGGCGTGTTTAACAATATGAGCACAGCGCCAGACGAGCGTTGAGCAAGCTCTATGGCGCGCGATATCTGTGAGACTGTATAAGGCCCTATCGTGCTATCGACCCTCACTACGTACACGTTCTTTACATAGTAAATTGTCTGGGCGCACAAAAACGCGCTTAATAAAACCAAGACCAGTAGCAGATATCTCACTGTCCCTGCTGTTGATCAGTCTGTCCTTGTCTATTCTGCATAGATCTCGCCAACGCTGCCGGAAGGGCGACGAACTCCAACGAAGATGGAGTAACGATTATCAGGTTGTGTTCTCTGGCCATTTCCAACAAAGCGTCTATCTGTCTCAGTTGGACGGCCACTGGGTTCTTGGCGTATGTATCGGCTGCCTCTAAATAGATCTTGCTGGCCTCGTACTCGGCCGAGGCTATAGTTATCTTGGCTCTACGTAGGCGCTCGGCCTCGGCTTGAGAGGCCATAGCTCTGACGAGAGACTCAGGCAATCTGATGTCGCGTATGGCCACCCCTGTCACCTTCACGCCCCACGGAGTGACGTGTTCGTCGACTATATCGGCTATTTTCTTGGCTATTTCCTCTCTATGAGTCAACAGAGTGTCTAGGTCGACCATGCCCACTACGTCGCGTAGTGTAGCTGCGGCGAATGTGGCCACAGCGGGGACGTGGTTCTTAACGGTCACGGCGACCTTGAGGGGGTCTATAACTCTGAGATAGACGGCTGCATCTATAGTGACCTCGACGTTGTCCTTAGTGAGAGCCTTCTGTTGAGGCACATCGACGACCTCGATGCGTAGATCATATCTAATTATTGAGTCTATTATCGGCACAATGAAGACGAGGCCAGGCCCCAAGAGGCCCGTGATCCTCCCCAGTCTGAAGCGAACTGCGCGCTGATACTCAGGGATTACTTTGATTGAGGAGGCCAACAGCGCGATTATTATTATAAAGACGATAAACGCCGCCACCGCTGCCAAGACCAACCCTATTTGTAGAAACATAGTTAAATCTTGAAGGGACAAATAAATTTATGGGGACGTCGTGGGGACGGTCTGAAAGTGATGAGAGACCCGCGCTACCGACGAACATCATCGGGAGCCCCAACTGGGGATCGTATGCGTTTTAGGCTATGCCGAGACCGGGAGATGCAGAAAGCGCAAGTGAATGTGCTACAATTACGCGCTAAACGATGTTATGATCTTTCTTCTGATGAAGTCTTCCCTCTCTTGTTCCTCCAAGGCTAGTGTGATATACCTTATCGTGTCTTGGATTCTGGGCACTATCACGTAGTCTATGGCGTTTATCATCCTCTGATATTCTCTGACTCTGTTGAGCAACGCGTAAAATAATGTCTCCTTCTCGGCGAAAGAGAGGAGCTTGGGCAGAAGCTCCCTCATTTTAACAAGTGCTAGATCTAGCTCGGGCGCCTCTGCCATAAGGCTGTAGATCGGATATTTTCCGTAATTCTCGACCTCAAGACCCAGATACATACCGCGATTGACTGTGACGACGTTAGCGACCTTCGGCGTTATCTCGGCCAACATGTCGACTCTGTCTATTCCTTCCTTGGCTACAGCCATCTTGTACAACTCGGAGATCTCGGAGAAACTCGCAGCTATCTCCGCTCTATCCCTCTCGAGCTCTGCTATCAGAGCTCTGATCCTCTGGATAGTGCTGTTCCTGGCGTCGACCAACGTTTTCTTAATCCTCAGAAAGAGCTGCAAACGTCTCCTCTGGTTTATCAGCTCCAGACGAGAAGGGCTAACTCGCGATGACACCGAGAAGGCGGTACAGCGCAATTTTTAAAGATTCCGTCAAGCGAGACGCTTGGCCTTAACTCCCGGCGGCCAGAATCCGAGCGTCGCGAGGAGCACATAGTTAAAAACCCCTGTTGTTGTTTGAACAGTGTCGGTTAAAAGCCTAGAGATTCAAATAAAAGAGCTAGTGGATAAAGAGCTCGAAAAAATTATAATTCAGGCAAGGAAAGAGCTTGAAGAATCTATAAAAGAATTGGATTCGCAATTGGAAAAACTGAAACAATATTTAAAAGGAGCCTAAATTCGAGATGCCATGAAGCTAAGGTATATAACCTATCTCTTGTTGCTAAGCGCTGTTGCGTTGGCGCAGTCGACGAATCCCGGCAATCAATACATTGGAGCTGGTATAGCCATGGGGTTGGCAGGACTGGGCGCCGGCATTGGCGTCGGAATAGCTGGGGCCGCCGCCATATCGGCCCTTGTGGAGAGACCTCAAGAGCGCGTCTGGTATCTAATATTCGTCGCGCTAGCTGAGGCAATAGCTATCTACGGCCTGCTGGTAAGCTTTATACTGGCCGCTAAATAATAGTTAAAGGCGCGAAGTAACTACGCCTTTTTTCTACGGAGACGCCCTCAACCAACATGGCTGCCGATTTTATTATCAACATCGTCTCGGCCCTTGCATATTCTAGCTCTGCCAAGAGCGCCCCCAAGGAGAACTCGGAACATTCAGCCACACAGATGTCAGCGAGACGCCTCATTATAGCTGGATAGGCGTTGTCTAGGGCGACTGAGAGGTTCTCGAAGGTGGGCTCCTCGGAGACCAACGACGTTATTACTTGGCCCCAGGGCCTTAGATTCGAGATCAAGTCCAGCGTCCTGGCGATCTCGCCCCTAGCTATTGAATCGAAGATATCTCTAAGAAGGCCGGACGGCATACCTACAGTG includes:
- a CDS encoding NfeD family protein; the protein is MRYLLLVLVLLSAFLCAQTIYYVKNVYVVRVDSTIGPYTVSQISRAIELAQRSSGAVLILLNTPGGLAESTLQAIQLIGSSPVPVIGYVYPDYGYAWSGGTYLLLSSPIAAMAPHTVIGSCQPVEGLTPINESKVLNAFAEYLATVMASYGRNGTYAYLCVERNINLNAYEALKYHVINYIAKDLGELLQEINGTQAIVGGHRMVIIVESPAVVQVEPTLGEMIQMWLMNDVVESVLSLLALFVIIAALATGHPHLAALGVVLFILSVLPFISTSWVWVALFIMGVALLFVGMLSGGYTHGVLEGLGAALIVLSFLSLFPPVQLQGQPIVITNYWTLMGAAFALLSLLVGLVAFIAWKAVSVHLRRPLSERLLTLKGMEGTAVDDIAPGSTGYVIIMGEYWKATARAPVKKGCRVRVVETGSPLLVEPIEIC
- a CDS encoding slipin family protein; translated protein: MFLQIGLVLAAVAAFIVFIIIIALLASSIKVIPEYQRAVRFRLGRITGLLGPGLVFIVPIIDSIIRYDLRIEVVDVPQQKALTKDNVEVTIDAAVYLRVIDPLKVAVTVKNHVPAVATFAAATLRDVVGMVDLDTLLTHREEIAKKIADIVDEHVTPWGVKVTGVAIRDIRLPESLVRAMASQAEAERLRRAKITIASAEYEASKIYLEAADTYAKNPVAVQLRQIDALLEMAREHNLIIVTPSSLEFVALPAALARSMQNRQGQTDQQQGQ
- a CDS encoding V-type ATP synthase subunit D, whose product is MSSRVSPSRLELINQRRRLQLFLRIKKTLVDARNSTIQRIRALIAELERDRAEIAASFSEISELYKMAVAKEGIDRVDMLAEITPKVANVVTVNRGMYLGLEVENYGKYPIYSLMAEAPELDLALVKMRELLPKLLSFAEKETLFYALLNRVREYQRMINAIDYVIVPRIQDTIRYITLALEEQEREDFIRRKIITSFSA
- a CDS encoding ATP synthase subunit C translates to MKLRYITYLLLLSAVALAQSTNPGNQYIGAGIAMGLAGLGAGIGVGIAGAAAISALVERPQERVWYLIFVALAEAIAIYGLLVSFILAAK